A stretch of Shinella zoogloeoides DNA encodes these proteins:
- the motC gene encoding chemotaxis protein MotC, whose protein sequence is MGFLRRTLLTGTVFCAALVAGASARAESPDDLAPYKMIRSLQFVQDTVVLGDHSAMEMQRFLLTTIDERLRTADPSIFDDPRNVDAALVYAMSGGNPETLELLLKKDVAGHFDSRLTDTLSNYLGGRGSQSVKSLAEIFPEYKRSRVGPYLALVSANSVIRKDPKLALTYFDWARLVAPGTIVEEAALRRSIFIASEAGWIDRSMAYANRYARRYLRSPYASQFADLFVKLAVDHFDALKQDDILEILSFMDVPRQREVYLRMARLAAISGKNKLASLAAERAQILSGDGESVPKVLADLYSGLASVPSGDVASAMQEIVAIPDDKLSAKDRALKEAARAVAEEVLRAPVAGGAQEKAVVPAKAEDPSYEGLSEAEAAADRAMDPRAGAEETPVAVARPEQKKPEQEKQAQQEETGIDPAFDNFVSTGRSKLDEIDALLKGEGS, encoded by the coding sequence ATGGGTTTCCTCCGGCGCACGCTCCTGACGGGTACGGTTTTCTGCGCGGCGCTTGTCGCCGGCGCGTCGGCGCGCGCAGAAAGCCCCGACGATCTTGCGCCCTACAAGATGATCCGCTCGCTGCAGTTCGTGCAGGACACGGTGGTGCTCGGCGACCATTCGGCGATGGAGATGCAGCGTTTCCTGCTGACCACCATCGACGAGCGGCTGCGCACTGCCGATCCCTCGATCTTCGACGATCCGCGCAATGTGGATGCGGCGCTCGTCTACGCCATGAGCGGCGGTAATCCCGAGACGCTGGAGCTGCTGCTCAAGAAGGACGTCGCCGGCCATTTCGATTCCCGCCTGACCGACACGCTGAGCAATTATCTCGGCGGGCGCGGCAGCCAGAGCGTGAAGTCGCTGGCGGAAATCTTCCCGGAATACAAGCGCTCGCGCGTCGGTCCCTATCTGGCGCTCGTCTCGGCCAATTCCGTCATCCGCAAGGACCCGAAGCTGGCGCTTACCTATTTCGACTGGGCGCGCCTCGTCGCGCCCGGAACGATCGTCGAGGAGGCGGCGCTGCGCCGCTCCATCTTCATCGCCAGCGAGGCGGGCTGGATCGACAGGAGCATGGCCTATGCCAACCGCTATGCGCGTCGCTACCTGCGCTCGCCCTATGCCAGCCAGTTCGCCGATCTCTTCGTCAAGCTCGCCGTCGATCACTTCGACGCGCTGAAGCAGGACGATATCCTCGAAATCCTCTCCTTCATGGATGTGCCCCGCCAGCGTGAGGTCTATCTGCGCATGGCGCGGCTGGCGGCGATCTCGGGCAAGAACAAGCTCGCCAGCCTTGCGGCCGAACGCGCGCAGATCCTCTCGGGAGACGGCGAGAGCGTCCCGAAGGTGCTGGCGGACCTCTATTCGGGGCTGGCGTCCGTGCCCTCCGGCGACGTGGCGTCGGCGATGCAGGAAATCGTCGCCATTCCGGACGACAAGCTGTCGGCCAAGGACAGGGCCTTGAAGGAGGCCGCGCGCGCCGTGGCCGAAGAGGTTTTGCGCGCGCCCGTTGCCGGCGGCGCGCAGGAAAAGGCGGTGGTGCCCGCGAAGGCGGAGGACCCTTCCTACGAAGGGCTGAGCGAGGCCGAGGCGGCAGCGGACCGGGCGATGGACCCGCGGGCGGGGGCGGAGGAAACACCGGTTGCCGTCGCCAGGCCGGAGCAGAAAAAGCCGGAACAGGAAAAGCAGGCG